A single Saccharolobus shibatae B12 DNA region contains:
- a CDS encoding helix-turn-helix domain-containing protein gives MAVYIINLDSIMSTPIRIVNFSILHRDGWSPETSKYEITAESLNKTYNRGAFSFYLLIWGSDAKRFIEDIRNKHQILNIEVLGVTKRFGILRLEHKSNNTITNLVKRYKGIILSERISNGVEKWTVGINARSLKKFKEKLAEYGEIVNYSEKSPNEIIPPPVLTERQIEALKIALDKGYFDYPKKIRGEDIAKLLDMKTPTLVYHLRNAEKSILEFYLNNFIND, from the coding sequence ATGGCAGTGTATATTATTAATTTAGACTCTATAATGAGTACCCCAATTCGAATAGTAAATTTCAGTATACTCCATAGAGATGGATGGTCTCCAGAAACTAGCAAATATGAAATCACTGCTGAATCCTTAAATAAGACCTATAACAGAGGTGCGTTCTCCTTTTATTTACTTATTTGGGGTTCTGATGCCAAGAGATTTATTGAAGATATAAGAAATAAGCACCAAATTCTAAATATAGAAGTATTAGGGGTTACCAAAAGATTCGGTATCTTGAGATTGGAACACAAGAGTAATAACACTATTACAAATCTTGTAAAAAGATATAAAGGGATAATATTATCTGAAAGAATAAGTAACGGAGTAGAAAAATGGACTGTAGGAATAAACGCTAGAAGTTTGAAGAAGTTTAAAGAAAAGCTTGCTGAATATGGAGAAATAGTAAATTACAGTGAGAAATCACCAAACGAAATTATTCCTCCCCCAGTCTTAACTGAAAGACAAATAGAAGCATTAAAGATAGCCTTAGACAAGGGATATTTCGATTATCCTAAAAAAATAAGAGGGGAAGACATAGCTAAATTATTAGATATGAAAACTCCCACTTTAGTATACCATCTAAGAAATGCTGAAAAATCTATTCTCGAGTTCTATCTAAATAACTTTATAAATGATTAA
- a CDS encoding fumarylacetoacetate hydrolase family protein: MRLLSFYRGSPKDSRVGIVYKDGKIIDLAYLYEYLYGTPPDWLTDLTKLLEGGSLTLKLVNELVNEFKKLDNNLPGGLLDEDSVMFLPVVKPKKIFCVAVNYNEHGKEAGSASIEEPYIFMKRIDTLVAHKQPILIPKVSSQVDHEIELAVIIGKKGKYISAKEAYEYIAGYTIFNDVSFRDLRKHSSPRYNINWLYAKNLDTASPIGPYLVTRDEIPDPHNLTIKLEVNGEIRQQGNTRSMIHKIPELIEYVSKGITLYPGDVISTGTPSGTGLGTGKFLKEGDVMVGYIEKIGRLENRVMRE, translated from the coding sequence ATGAGGTTACTATCGTTTTATAGAGGTAGTCCCAAGGATAGTAGAGTAGGAATAGTGTATAAGGACGGTAAAATAATTGATTTAGCCTACTTATATGAATACCTTTATGGAACCCCTCCGGATTGGCTAACAGACCTGACTAAGCTTCTTGAAGGAGGCTCACTTACACTTAAATTAGTTAATGAGTTAGTTAATGAGTTCAAGAAACTAGACAATAATTTGCCTGGAGGTCTTTTAGATGAAGATAGTGTAATGTTTTTACCAGTTGTTAAGCCGAAAAAAATATTCTGTGTTGCAGTTAATTATAATGAGCATGGTAAGGAAGCAGGTTCTGCATCAATTGAAGAGCCTTATATTTTCATGAAGAGGATAGATACACTAGTAGCTCATAAGCAACCAATATTAATACCTAAAGTCTCATCACAAGTTGATCATGAAATAGAACTTGCAGTAATAATTGGAAAAAAAGGTAAATACATCAGCGCAAAGGAGGCATATGAGTATATAGCTGGATACACGATCTTTAATGATGTTAGTTTTAGAGATTTAAGAAAACATTCTTCGCCTAGATATAATATAAATTGGTTATATGCTAAAAATCTAGATACTGCGTCGCCAATAGGGCCATATCTAGTTACTAGAGATGAAATACCAGATCCTCATAACTTAACTATTAAATTAGAAGTTAATGGTGAAATAAGGCAACAAGGAAATACCCGCAGTATGATACATAAGATTCCAGAATTAATAGAGTATGTCTCTAAGGGGATAACATTATATCCAGGAGATGTAATATCAACTGGAACTCCTTCAGGGACTGGGTTAGGAACAGGAAAATTTCTAAAAGAAGGAGATGTGATGGTAGGGTATATAGAGAAAATTGGTAGATTAGAAAATAGGGTTATGAGAGAATAA
- a CDS encoding MFS transporter, whose amino-acid sequence MSSGRTKYLVIGLIAMLFNSTYQYSWNAYEPLIMKDLNANIVQVELAFTLFVILSTMTQILSGYLADLYGPRLVGIPASLLMSCSLILSSIVSNINLFYITWSLGSIGVGILFGLSLNLAIKWFEDKRGLASGLVSMGFGIGGAIANPFILHFTTYREPMLLIGILALVTVPILYVFAKYPKNVKGRDPVAIIKERNFWLVYLSFSLIAVPLLLSSSSLSVIGRFMSLTKYSTLIVLFPTANGIGRPIIGFISDKIGRTKGIILINVLMILAVILLIISIFQSLIMLLFIGIILIGMMGGASLPIYMSFIGDLYGAKFSTSNTAILYTGKAISGVLGSTTFIILYVNYGYFSLYFILLLTFVSLISIMIIRISHK is encoded by the coding sequence ATGAGTAGTGGAAGAACTAAATATCTCGTCATAGGACTAATTGCAATGTTGTTTAACTCAACATATCAATATTCATGGAATGCATATGAACCATTAATAATGAAAGATTTAAACGCAAACATAGTGCAAGTTGAGTTAGCATTCACTCTTTTTGTAATTTTATCAACGATGACCCAAATATTGAGTGGATATCTTGCTGACTTATATGGACCTAGACTGGTAGGGATACCCGCTTCACTATTAATGTCATGCTCCTTAATTTTAAGCTCTATCGTATCTAATATTAATCTCTTTTATATAACCTGGAGCCTGGGAAGTATAGGGGTTGGAATTCTCTTTGGTTTGTCTCTTAATTTAGCTATAAAGTGGTTTGAAGATAAGAGAGGTTTAGCTTCTGGTCTAGTTTCAATGGGCTTTGGAATAGGGGGTGCAATTGCAAATCCTTTCATTTTACACTTTACGACATATAGAGAACCTATGTTACTAATAGGAATTTTAGCACTGGTTACAGTACCCATTTTATACGTATTTGCCAAATATCCAAAGAATGTTAAAGGAAGGGATCCAGTAGCTATAATTAAAGAACGTAACTTCTGGTTAGTTTACTTATCTTTTAGCCTAATAGCTGTACCTTTACTTCTCTCTTCTTCATCCTTATCTGTTATAGGTAGATTTATGAGTTTGACAAAGTATTCCACTTTAATAGTACTCTTTCCCACAGCTAATGGTATCGGTAGACCAATTATTGGATTTATATCTGATAAAATAGGAAGAACAAAAGGAATTATACTTATTAACGTGCTAATGATACTGGCAGTTATATTACTTATTATTTCGATTTTTCAATCATTAATCATGTTATTATTTATTGGCATAATTTTAATAGGTATGATGGGTGGAGCTTCATTACCCATATACATGTCTTTTATAGGAGATTTGTACGGGGCTAAGTTTTCAACCTCAAATACCGCTATACTTTATACTGGAAAAGCCATATCTGGCGTACTAGGAAGTACTACATTTATAATATTATATGTAAATTATGGGTATTTTAGCCTTTACTTTATATTACTTCTTACATTTGTTTCACTTATATCGATAATGATAATAAGGATATCACACAAATAG
- a CDS encoding alpha/beta fold hydrolase, whose translation MEYLEEVMGRYVNINGLNIYYETVGNGSPVIMLHLAGFDGRVYRPTIPFFLQRYRLIILDLPGHGKSDPWPKWQTQRVSLEYYANIIVKLVDKLSLDSVSVVGTSIGGDLSLLLGVKLGYRAKAIASVNGAGRTRTFTEKDIENSNNLDVGRTLRFAGEYATKKVVEYLTWIRGQNRNEILINDLYAWNNFDIMDDLPKIEAEVLLARGEFEPLVTEEMIKETASRIKRVKVETIKGVGHYAPAENPEEFAKVIVTFLDQVI comes from the coding sequence ATGGAATATTTAGAAGAAGTAATGGGGAGATATGTGAATATAAATGGCTTAAACATCTATTACGAAACTGTAGGAAATGGATCCCCAGTAATTATGTTACATTTAGCCGGATTTGATGGTAGAGTATATAGACCAACAATTCCATTTTTTCTACAGAGATATAGGCTAATAATATTAGATTTACCTGGACATGGTAAATCAGATCCTTGGCCAAAGTGGCAAACGCAAAGAGTTTCACTAGAATACTATGCCAATATCATTGTTAAGTTAGTAGATAAGCTCTCCTTAGATTCGGTATCTGTTGTGGGTACTTCAATAGGAGGTGATTTATCACTACTGTTAGGTGTTAAACTAGGCTATAGGGCTAAGGCTATAGCTTCTGTAAATGGGGCTGGTAGAACAAGAACATTTACCGAAAAAGATATAGAAAATTCAAACAATTTAGATGTAGGAAGGACTCTTAGATTTGCAGGAGAATACGCTACTAAAAAGGTTGTAGAATATTTAACGTGGATAAGAGGTCAAAATAGAAATGAGATTTTAATTAATGATTTATACGCGTGGAATAATTTTGATATCATGGATGATTTACCTAAAATTGAGGCTGAGGTACTCTTAGCTAGGGGAGAGTTCGAACCATTAGTTACAGAAGAGATGATTAAAGAAACCGCATCAAGAATTAAGAGAGTTAAAGTTGAGACAATAAAGGGTGTTGGTCATTATGCTCCAGCTGAAAACCCAGAAGAATTCGCTAAGGTTATAGTTACATTCTTAGATCAGGTGATATAA
- a CDS encoding helix-turn-helix domain-containing protein, whose product MYYSKYPYKLVNIRILHSGCWTSFIDDNLVKSLGRSYQPEDGTIRSLVIVNARSMKVLMNLKNEGKIKDIINIHKYGNNYIVDIIQDYNNSVLSILNKYDTVVLNTVKTKKTELWSFVTYEYKIPKIINDLSNIGIVEKVKISDYDPNEKALNLTQIELKCLMIAAKMGYFDYPKKVKAKELAQSLGIKESTFIYHLRNAQRKIVTKLLNELDAVYI is encoded by the coding sequence ATGTACTACTCAAAGTATCCATATAAATTGGTTAACATTAGGATTTTACATAGTGGTTGTTGGACAAGTTTTATAGATGATAATTTGGTTAAAAGTCTGGGAAGATCCTATCAGCCAGAAGATGGTACCATAAGATCTTTAGTGATAGTTAACGCAAGGTCCATGAAAGTCTTGATGAATTTGAAAAATGAGGGTAAGATAAAAGACATAATAAATATACATAAATATGGGAATAATTATATAGTTGATATAATTCAAGATTATAATAATTCTGTACTATCTATATTAAATAAATACGATACAGTAGTTTTAAATACCGTTAAGACAAAAAAGACAGAGCTTTGGAGTTTCGTCACCTATGAGTATAAGATTCCTAAAATAATTAACGATCTTAGCAATATAGGTATAGTAGAGAAGGTCAAAATATCAGATTATGATCCCAATGAAAAAGCACTTAATTTAACTCAAATAGAACTGAAATGTCTTATGATAGCTGCTAAAATGGGTTACTTTGATTATCCTAAAAAGGTTAAAGCTAAAGAACTAGCTCAAAGTTTAGGAATTAAGGAATCCACATTCATATATCATTTAAGAAATGCTCAAAGAAAGATAGTAACTAAATTGCTGAATGAACTAGATGCTGTTTATATTTAG
- a CDS encoding MFS transporter, translating to MEKIPANKLAKYISLASIGTLVEWYDLFVVGVAASLIWPTLFYPKGIGAAALAASISTYGSIYFTRPIGAIIFGHFGDKIGRKTMLIWTLLLSSIGMIGMALTPPFVSIGLLAPILILIFRLIQGIGLGGEYGGAATILIEYTANTNRRAYYSSFLQATVPLGALFAILGLFLGRTYMTAAEFATIGWRILLGIGAVALIIGGFIRYVLMESPLFQELLKKKEIEKAPVTTVLKEKWKTMILLGLSWAYIVTIFAIIYFPTGLSYMASLKISLGIIYSGLFAGAIGGIIGNIVGGRLGDIIGRKKVMIISAILTAIFSYSYFPLVGIKIATSIILANFLLNFSYFLGYGVVAAFFTEHFLTKYRYTGAGFSYQIAAIVTGIYTSLLLPTAIVVSRGIISAVPYIIVMSISLVIIAILSLIPLKETKNISIS from the coding sequence ATGGAGAAGATTCCTGCTAATAAGTTAGCTAAATATATAAGTTTAGCTTCAATAGGAACTCTAGTAGAGTGGTATGATCTATTTGTAGTAGGGGTCGCTGCATCGTTAATATGGCCTACTCTATTTTATCCTAAGGGAATTGGAGCTGCCGCATTGGCCGCTTCAATCTCAACTTATGGTAGTATATATTTCACTAGACCAATTGGTGCTATAATATTTGGACATTTTGGAGATAAAATAGGGCGTAAAACGATGTTAATATGGACTTTATTATTATCTTCAATCGGGATGATAGGTATGGCTTTGACTCCACCATTTGTAAGTATAGGACTATTAGCACCAATCTTAATTTTAATATTTAGATTGATTCAAGGTATAGGATTAGGTGGAGAGTATGGTGGCGCCGCGACCATACTTATTGAGTATACTGCTAATACAAATAGAAGAGCCTATTATAGCAGCTTTCTACAAGCTACAGTACCCTTGGGAGCTCTTTTTGCGATACTCGGTTTATTTCTAGGAAGAACATATATGACAGCAGCAGAATTTGCTACCATAGGGTGGAGAATATTATTGGGAATCGGGGCTGTTGCATTAATTATCGGTGGTTTTATCAGATATGTTTTAATGGAAAGTCCATTATTTCAGGAACTTTTAAAGAAAAAGGAAATTGAGAAAGCTCCAGTCACTACAGTTTTGAAAGAAAAGTGGAAAACAATGATTCTTCTAGGTCTCAGTTGGGCATATATCGTAACTATTTTCGCAATTATTTACTTTCCTACTGGATTAAGCTATATGGCATCACTAAAAATATCATTAGGTATAATATATTCAGGTCTTTTTGCAGGTGCAATAGGGGGCATAATAGGAAATATAGTTGGAGGACGTCTTGGAGATATTATCGGAAGAAAAAAAGTAATGATAATTAGTGCAATACTAACAGCAATATTCTCATACTCTTATTTTCCTTTAGTGGGAATTAAAATTGCAACTAGTATTATTTTAGCTAACTTTCTATTAAACTTTAGTTACTTCCTTGGTTATGGGGTGGTTGCAGCTTTCTTCACGGAGCATTTTCTTACTAAGTATAGGTATACCGGTGCTGGTTTTTCATATCAAATAGCTGCAATAGTTACTGGTATATACACTTCATTGCTTCTTCCTACAGCAATAGTAGTTTCAAGGGGTATTATAAGCGCTGTCCCTTACATAATCGTAATGTCTATTTCGTTAGTAATAATAGCCATCCTATCCTTAATTCCATTGAAAGAGACTAAAAATATTAGCATTTCATAA
- a CDS encoding fumarylacetoacetate hydrolase family protein codes for MKLLNFSPKNMDTPKLGVVWSNSRILDVKEAYRNLREAEPPSWFSNVDKTVSGGEDALELLKKFISSLNENKVEEFLYDSNSIIYYPPILKPSKVLNMSVNYITHGKEAQLKELPKEPFLFIKLPTCLIGHKQSIIIPKSSKEVDYEGELAVIIGKRCKNVTKSEAYRYVIGYTIFNDVSYRDRRLHQMMKEFGINWLHGKSLDNGSPIGPWLVTKDEIEDPHSLHLVTIVNDEIKQNDNTRNMIFKIPEIIEYASNDITLYPGDIISTGTPSGVGLGTGKYLKTGDIVTVRLEKIGELQNDVVS; via the coding sequence ATGAAGCTACTAAATTTTTCTCCAAAAAATATGGATACTCCTAAATTAGGTGTAGTATGGTCAAATAGTAGAATTTTAGACGTTAAAGAAGCATATAGGAATTTGCGTGAAGCAGAGCCACCATCTTGGTTCTCAAACGTAGATAAGACAGTAAGTGGTGGTGAAGATGCCTTGGAATTGCTTAAGAAGTTTATTAGTAGTCTAAATGAAAATAAAGTCGAGGAGTTTCTTTATGATTCAAATAGTATAATATATTACCCACCAATTCTTAAACCCAGTAAAGTTCTTAACATGAGCGTTAATTACATTACTCATGGAAAAGAGGCTCAGTTAAAAGAATTACCAAAAGAACCTTTTTTATTTATTAAATTGCCCACGTGTCTTATAGGACATAAACAGTCTATAATAATCCCAAAGTCATCTAAGGAAGTTGATTACGAAGGAGAATTAGCTGTAATTATAGGCAAAAGGTGTAAAAATGTAACAAAATCTGAGGCATATAGGTATGTAATAGGTTATACTATATTTAATGATGTTAGTTACAGAGATAGGAGATTGCATCAAATGATGAAGGAGTTTGGGATCAATTGGCTTCATGGGAAAAGTCTAGATAATGGCAGTCCAATAGGTCCATGGTTAGTTACAAAAGATGAGATAGAAGATCCTCATAGCTTACACTTAGTTACGATTGTCAATGATGAGATAAAGCAGAATGATAATACCAGAAATATGATATTTAAAATTCCAGAAATAATAGAGTATGCTTCTAACGATATAACACTCTATCCGGGAGATATAATATCTACCGGTACACCTTCTGGCGTTGGATTAGGAACCGGGAAATATTTGAAAACTGGAGATATAGTAACAGTTAGATTAGAGAAGATAGGAGAGTTACAAAATGATGTAGTTAGTTAA
- a CDS encoding amidohydrolase family protein, with the protein MDSKIIDVHSHFYPKVYIEILNKKGFIKYEENKIIINWGKRISPADFRLIDIEGKLQDLKKLKYELFSLLSLSAPWTYILPREDEIIIAKQVNDEIAKIVNKYPEYFGGLATLPLNDVNASIEEAERTIKELGLNGFIVGTGIGNKTIADDEYRPLLKKISQLGKPIFIHPGTLPLDMILNEGVEAILTSFIFETTYVITKLALTGILRDYGLTVIIPHGGGFIPYQIGRIDLGSASYSLGKFKPSDDLKEFVYYDTVIYTKESLELLIKVIGEDHIVFGTDHPFPVSKPELFLKLIEDVIKNNNTKEKIWRTNANNIFKLLK; encoded by the coding sequence ATGGACAGCAAGATAATAGATGTTCATTCCCATTTTTATCCTAAAGTTTATATAGAAATATTAAATAAGAAAGGCTTTATAAAATATGAAGAAAATAAAATAATAATAAATTGGGGTAAAAGAATTTCTCCTGCTGATTTTAGGTTAATAGATATAGAAGGGAAATTGCAAGATTTGAAAAAACTAAAATACGAACTTTTCTCCCTATTATCTCTTTCAGCGCCATGGACCTACATTCTCCCAAGAGAAGATGAAATAATCATTGCGAAACAGGTTAATGATGAAATTGCTAAGATTGTAAATAAGTATCCAGAGTATTTTGGTGGATTAGCAACATTACCCTTAAATGATGTAAATGCCTCGATCGAAGAAGCAGAGAGAACTATAAAGGAATTAGGTCTTAATGGTTTTATAGTAGGTACTGGTATAGGGAATAAGACTATCGCAGATGATGAGTATAGACCATTACTTAAAAAGATTTCGCAGTTAGGTAAGCCGATTTTTATACACCCTGGTACACTACCATTAGACATGATACTAAATGAAGGAGTAGAGGCTATATTAACTAGCTTTATCTTCGAAACCACATATGTAATAACGAAACTAGCTTTAACTGGAATTCTAAGAGATTATGGATTAACTGTAATAATACCACATGGTGGAGGATTTATTCCTTATCAAATTGGCAGAATTGATTTAGGTTCCGCCTCATATAGCTTAGGTAAGTTTAAGCCTAGTGACGATCTTAAGGAGTTTGTATATTACGATACAGTAATTTATACTAAGGAGTCATTAGAGTTATTAATTAAGGTAATAGGAGAGGACCATATAGTATTTGGGACTGATCATCCATTTCCAGTGTCAAAACCAGAGTTATTCTTGAAATTGATTGAGGATGTAATCAAAAATAATAATACGAAAGAGAAAATTTGGAGAACCAATGCAAACAACATATTTAAATTACTTAAGTGA